One stretch of Arachis hypogaea cultivar Tifrunner chromosome 20, arahy.Tifrunner.gnm2.J5K5, whole genome shotgun sequence DNA includes these proteins:
- the LOC112784587 gene encoding uncharacterized protein, which produces MDSSSGIESNGCVPLSGVVADCVKRWFRDILKEAKAGDINMQVLVGQMYYSGYGVPRDDQKIFLLKTTSQQNKQEFTRSKKFVNYQKMEDLFQLVCLSFIRAYVLFVPI; this is translated from the exons ATGGATAGTAGCAGTGGAATTGAGAGCAATGGGTGTGTGCCACTTTCAGGGGTTGTTGCAGATTGTGTGAAACGGTGGTTCAGAGACATTCTGAAAGAAGCTAAAGCTGGGGACATAAACATGCAGGTCTTGGTAGGTCAGATGTATTACAGTGGTTATGGTGTTCCCAGAGATGACCAGAAG ATTTTTCTGTTGAAGACTACTTCACAGCAAAATAAACAAGAGTTTACCAGAAGCAAAAAATTTGTCAATTATCAGAAAATGGA GGATCTGTTTCAGTTAGTATGTCTCTCTTTCATTCGCGCCTATGTTTTGTTTGTTCCCATCTGA
- the LOC112785718 gene encoding uncharacterized protein, translating to MSAQYVFGRVQSRQPSVTVEHHYRIDVFLATIDSQIQELNSKFNEQTIELLTLSCALDPKDNFKSFNIEEISKLAEKFYPLDFPSNELNILKSQLQHYQHDIQNHLKGIGTLFELCNKLQETGKSRTYYMVDRLIRLVLTLPVSTATTERAFSAMKIVKTRLRSKMADEFLADNSVIYIEKELATIFDTNLIIDDFENRKKRQIAFS from the coding sequence ATGAGTGCACAATATGTTTTTGGAAGAGTTCAATCTCGTCAACCAAGTGTGACTGTTGAGCATCATTATCGAATAGATGTATTCTTGGCAACAATTGACTCTCAAATACAAGAGTTGAATAGTAAATTTAATGAGCAAACAATAGAGCTTTTGACTTTGAGTTGTGCTTTGGATCCTAAAGACAATTTCAAATCATTTAATATTGAAGAAATCAGCAAGTTAGCAGAGAAGTTTTATCCCCTTGACTTTCCTTCTAATGagctaaatattttgaaatctcaGTTGCAACATTATCAACATGATATACAGAATCATTTGAAAGGCATTGGTACACTTTTTGAATTGTGCAACAAGTTGCAAGAAAcaggaaaatcaagaacttattACATGGTTGATAGATTAATACGTCTTGTTTTGACTCTACCAGTATCTACAGCAACAACAGAAAGAGCTTTTTCAGCAATGAAAATTGTTAAGACAAGACTCCGAAGTAAGATGGCTGATGAATTTCTTGCAGACAATTCGGTCatctatatagaaaaagaattagcAACTATTTTCGACACAAATTTAATTAtagatgattttgaaaatagaaaaaaacgtcAAATAGCCTTTTCATGA
- the LOC112785719 gene encoding uncharacterized protein, translated as MRPMIWKFPPNKRDEIYRAYIKVGPNQPILDNYPFSEYSIEDDVIYYFSYFLFAKKPSINTGSNAFIENGFRNWKKVNSGKECALLNHIGKGPNSFHHKALKSCDDLMKQSQHIDRLLHKQTSEEIEKNRIRLGASIDCIRWLTFQGCAYRGHDESQSSSNRGNLLEMLKFLGSYNERVKKNVLENDPKNAKYTSNDVQKEILHILATKVRNSIREEIGDAKFCIIVDESRDESKKEQMAIVLRFVTLDGFVKERFFDLVHVTDTCATTLKKELISVLSHYNLQVENIRGQGYDGASNMRGEWNGLQALFLKDSPQAYYVHYFAHRLQLALVTASREVLQIHEFFTQLNSIVTIVSASSKRHDQLQEVQTIENANLVAQNELETGKGVNQISTLQRVGDTRWSSHFNSICSLVKMFTATNIVLNNIIEDGTTYAQRGEAYGVSKILLSFEFVFTLHLMKEIIGITNVLCQALQQQSQDILNAMHIVSTSKLLLQ; from the exons ATGCGACCAATGATTTGGAAGTTTCCTCCAAATAAAAGAGATGAAATCTATCGGGCTTATATTAAAGTTGGGCCAAATCAACCAATTCTTGATAATTATCCATTTTCTG AATATTCTATAGAAGATgatgttatatattatttttcgtactttctttttgctaagaaacCTTCAATCAATACGGGTTCAAATGCTTTTATTGAGAATGGTTtcaggaattggaagaaagtaaataGTGGAAAAGAATGTGCTCTTTTGAATCACATTGGCAAAGGTCCTAACTCATTCCATCATAAGGCGCTAAAATCATGTGATGATTTGATGAAACAATCACAACATATTGATAGACTTCTTCATAAGCAAACATCAGAAGAGATTGAAAAGAATCGAATTCGACTAGGAGCATCTATAGATTGCATTAGATGGTTGACATTTCAAGGTTGTGCATACAGAGGACATGATGAAAGCCAAAGTTCAAGCAACAGAGGTAACCTTTTGGAAATGTTGAAATTTTTGGGATCTTACAATGAAAGAGTGAAAAAGAATGTtttggaaaatgatccaaaaaaTGCTAAGTATACTTCAAATGATGTCCAAAAAGAAATTCTACATATTCTTGCTACTAAGGTGAGAAATTCAATTAGAGAAGAGATTGGAGATGCcaaattttgtattattgttgATGAATCTAGAGATGAATCTAAAAAGGAGCAAATGGCCATTGTTTTAAGATTTGTTACTCTAGATGGTTTTGTTAAAGAGAGATTTTTTGATCTTGTGCATGTCACTGATACTTGTGCAACAACTTTAAAGAAAGAATTGATTTCTGTCCTTTCTCATTATAATCTCCAAGTTGAAAATATTAGGGGTCAAGGGTATGATGGTGCTAGCAACATGCGGGGTGAGTGGAATGGTTTGCAAGCTTTGTTTCTTAAAGATTCTCCACAAGCATACTATGTGCATTATTTTGCTCATAGGTTACAATTAGCATTGGTGACAGCTTCAAGAGAGGtacttcaaattcatgaattttttactCAATTAAACTCTATTGTCACTATTGTTAGTGCTTCTTCAAAAAGACATGATCAATTACAAGAAGTTCAAACAATTGAAAATGCAAACTTGGTTGCTCAAAATGAATTAGAAACAGGCAAAGGTGTAAATCAAATAAGCACTTTACAAAGAGTTGGGGATACTCGATGGAGctctcactttaattctatttgcagTTTGGTAAAAATGTTTACTGCTACCAATATTGTTCTCAATAATATCATTGAAGACGGGACAACTTATGCACAAAGAGGTGAGGCTTATggtgttagtaaaatattattgtcatttgaatttgttttcacTTTGCACTTGATGAAAGAGATTATAGGAATCACTAATGTTCTTTGCCAAGCACTGCAACAACAATCTCAAGATATTCTTAATGCAATGCATATTGTTTCTACATCAAAGTTGCTTCTTCAATAA